In Nitrospiraceae bacterium, the following are encoded in one genomic region:
- a CDS encoding cytochrome bc complex cytochrome b subunit, giving the protein MDTTTQPTNQQPSVIEQVLAFVDERVGLKTLQAKMLNEPVPGGSRWAYVFGSVLLFIFIMQAVTGILLMFYYVPTADHAYASTQYIIHTVDYGWFLLSYHFWGSTAMVVCVFAHMSQVFLWGAYKKPRELIWLVGLALFGIVMGFGFTGYLLPWDQRAYWATTVGVEIMDKTPVLGDFMARFLKGGPTPGQMTLSRFFVIHVMVLPAALMGLAGLHLFLFRKAGPAGPFRGSVEEIKAKTDYFFPRQIWKDIVGMVVVFLSICSLAFWEPVVLLEEATPDPGDYHPEPEWYFLFLFQLLRLKVFAGEFGQFLGAIALPGVFMALLAALPFIDRDPERNIFKRPIALISWIVVMSSILIFTVAAIINREFLE; this is encoded by the coding sequence ATGGATACGACCACGCAGCCGACCAATCAGCAGCCTTCAGTCATCGAACAGGTTCTTGCCTTCGTCGACGAACGCGTCGGCCTGAAGACCCTTCAGGCCAAGATGCTCAACGAGCCGGTCCCCGGAGGGTCTCGCTGGGCCTATGTGTTCGGTTCCGTCCTGCTCTTCATCTTCATCATGCAGGCCGTGACGGGCATCCTGTTGATGTTCTACTACGTGCCGACCGCCGACCATGCCTACGCGAGCACCCAATACATCATCCACACCGTCGATTACGGCTGGTTCCTCCTCAGTTACCATTTCTGGGGATCCACCGCGATGGTGGTCTGTGTGTTCGCCCATATGTCGCAGGTGTTCCTATGGGGCGCTTATAAAAAGCCCCGCGAGCTCATCTGGTTGGTAGGTTTGGCCCTGTTTGGGATCGTGATGGGATTTGGTTTCACCGGTTACCTGCTCCCGTGGGACCAGCGTGCCTATTGGGCCACCACGGTCGGCGTCGAGATCATGGACAAGACGCCCGTGCTGGGTGACTTCATGGCTCGCTTCCTCAAGGGCGGTCCGACGCCCGGCCAGATGACCCTCAGCCGATTCTTCGTCATTCACGTCATGGTGCTCCCGGCGGCGCTGATGGGGCTCGCCGGTCTCCACCTCTTCCTGTTCCGCAAAGCCGGTCCTGCCGGGCCGTTCCGCGGCAGCGTGGAGGAGATCAAGGCCAAGACCGACTACTTCTTCCCGCGTCAGATTTGGAAAGACATCGTGGGAATGGTGGTGGTGTTCCTGTCGATCTGCAGCCTTGCGTTCTGGGAGCCGGTCGTTCTGCTTGAAGAAGCCACGCCCGATCCCGGCGACTACCATCCCGAGCCGGAGTGGTACTTCTTGTTCCTGTTCCAATTGCTGCGTTTGAAGGTGTTCGCGGGAGAGTTCGGGCAGTTCCTGGGCGCGATTGCGTTGCCGGGTGTCTTCATGGCGTTGCTGGCAGCCCTGCCGTTCATCGACCGCGATCCCGAAAGAAACATTTTCAAACGGCCTATCGCGCTGATCAGCTGGATCGTCGTGATGTCCAGCATCCTGATTTTCACCGTGGCCGCGATCATCAACCGTGAATTCCTCGAATAG
- a CDS encoding cytochrome ubiquinol oxidase subunit I: MVHQARAHTKRWNQLLGRVALFAGIAAVFGLLGMPDAGYAEGGSGQTEYRDIPGIGSRNLVWIVAQLHLLLAGFVLGVPIFAWLCEVVAWKSGDKRYDKLAKEFTKLLTSSYATTALFGGILLFLLVAFYPKLMNYLTDIFFPSFLLYCMLFLIETATLYLYWYGWDAMAEGGKKNLHVFLGFLLNVFAFFIMIVPNSWATFQASPVVIAEGTDFQRAWAATWNPTWWPVNIHRIIANVVLGGYICGAYAGIRYLSAKTTEERYHYDWMGYVGNFIGVFGLLPLPFAGYWLMREIYQYNQQMGITLMGGFLSWLFILQAMLIGVLFLSANYYFWLGITHRIPGSEVQYRKPIMAMLVILLLCLGVWMTPHSLVASLEEARKMGGTHHPLLGVFGVMSAKMTVSNLMILVTFMSFIMYWRAGKEDTAGWAKAAKAVMGAVLVLAGIAVIVLGVWGYFVPAIIRINYFSTSQVGIVLFVMLTITPLTALLLKSAKTTTEMVWGKMPPRAGYSLVLNAIMVILLMTLMGYARSSSRVHWHIYGVMRDSSPYAYSPALGYAAAFMALCTFLFCLLVAFIFWVATMGDKAKAAAGGQATKGAVPQGALPQMAGGSPDNPSQG; the protein is encoded by the coding sequence ATGGTGCACCAGGCTCGGGCTCATACGAAACGGTGGAATCAGCTGCTGGGTCGTGTGGCCCTCTTTGCGGGAATCGCGGCAGTCTTCGGGCTGCTGGGAATGCCCGATGCCGGCTACGCGGAAGGTGGAAGCGGGCAGACCGAGTACCGAGACATTCCCGGTATCGGCAGCCGGAATTTGGTCTGGATTGTCGCGCAGCTTCACTTGCTCCTCGCGGGGTTCGTGCTCGGGGTGCCGATTTTCGCCTGGCTGTGCGAAGTCGTGGCCTGGAAGTCCGGTGACAAGCGGTACGACAAGTTGGCTAAGGAGTTCACGAAGCTGTTGACCTCGTCTTATGCGACGACGGCGCTCTTCGGCGGTATCCTATTGTTCCTCCTCGTGGCCTTCTATCCCAAGTTGATGAACTACCTGACGGACATTTTCTTTCCGTCATTCCTGCTCTACTGCATGCTGTTCCTCATCGAAACCGCGACCCTGTACCTCTATTGGTACGGCTGGGATGCGATGGCCGAAGGCGGCAAGAAGAATCTTCACGTGTTCCTGGGTTTCCTGCTGAACGTCTTTGCTTTCTTCATCATGATCGTGCCGAATTCATGGGCGACCTTCCAGGCGAGCCCCGTCGTGATTGCGGAAGGAACCGATTTCCAGCGCGCCTGGGCCGCAACGTGGAATCCGACCTGGTGGCCTGTGAACATTCACCGGATCATCGCCAACGTCGTATTGGGTGGGTATATCTGCGGCGCCTATGCCGGTATTCGCTATCTGTCCGCGAAGACGACCGAAGAGCGTTACCACTACGATTGGATGGGTTACGTCGGCAACTTCATCGGCGTGTTCGGTCTGTTGCCCCTCCCGTTTGCCGGCTACTGGCTGATGCGGGAAATCTATCAATACAACCAGCAGATGGGCATTACGCTCATGGGCGGATTCCTCTCCTGGCTGTTTATCCTGCAGGCCATGCTCATCGGAGTCCTGTTCCTCAGCGCCAACTATTATTTCTGGCTCGGCATTACGCATCGCATCCCAGGATCGGAAGTGCAATATCGCAAGCCGATCATGGCGATGTTGGTCATCCTCCTCCTCTGTCTCGGCGTGTGGATGACGCCGCACTCCCTTGTGGCCAGCTTGGAAGAAGCCCGGAAGATGGGCGGCACGCACCACCCGCTCCTGGGTGTATTCGGAGTTATGTCGGCCAAGATGACGGTGTCCAACCTGATGATTCTCGTGACGTTCATGAGTTTCATCATGTATTGGCGCGCCGGCAAGGAAGATACGGCTGGATGGGCGAAGGCCGCCAAGGCCGTCATGGGCGCCGTACTGGTGCTCGCGGGTATTGCCGTCATTGTGCTCGGTGTGTGGGGATATTTCGTCCCGGCAATCATCCGCATCAACTACTTCTCGACCTCCCAGGTCGGTATCGTCCTGTTCGTGATGTTGACGATTACGCCACTGACGGCATTGCTGTTGAAGAGTGCCAAAACCACCACCGAAATGGTGTGGGGGAAAATGCCGCCGCGCGCGGGCTATTCCTTGGTCCTCAACGCAATCATGGTCATTCTTCTGATGACGTTGATGGGCTATGCACGGTCCTCCTCACGGGTCCACTGGCACATCTACGGTGTCATGCGTGACTCCTCTCCCTATGCCTATTCACCGGCTCTCGGGTACGCTGCCGCGTTCATGGCGCTATGCACGTTCCTGTTTTGTCTGCTGGTGGCCTTCATTTTCTGGGTGGCCACAATGGGAGACAAGGCCAAGGCGGCGGCAGGCGGGCAGGCGACCAAGGGTGCGGTGCCGCAGGGTGCGTTGCCGCAAATGGCCGGTGGATCACCAGACAATCCGTCCCAGGGATGA
- a CDS encoding cytochrome c: MGNIIKKTIIGVVIGGILFGATNALGFPFVFQALFFGYAMLGAIVFIILDLPTLKPFGGVKAVGALIVFYVVLCVVYISGASLWPQYDPEDEKGKIDKILKPKREQYEAGKVDVLMQRAKALDEKAKELTARLQSLGAAQAPADQKAGGDSAPTSTVASSGDIAKMGEEQWQLQECYNCHKLKGEGGKKRGPELDNLGNLLSADEIARKILDPKSYKAEGFDQEYEKGKMPDKYKDLMEPKDVQALAAWLATFKNASVNTPKPIKMK, encoded by the coding sequence ATGGGAAATATCATCAAGAAAACCATCATCGGAGTTGTGATCGGAGGAATTCTGTTCGGGGCGACCAATGCCCTTGGATTCCCCTTCGTGTTCCAAGCGCTGTTCTTCGGCTATGCCATGCTCGGCGCCATCGTGTTCATTATCTTGGATTTGCCGACGCTGAAGCCGTTCGGCGGCGTAAAGGCCGTCGGAGCCTTGATCGTATTTTACGTTGTCCTTTGCGTCGTCTATATTTCGGGTGCTTCGCTGTGGCCCCAATATGATCCCGAGGACGAGAAGGGCAAGATCGACAAGATTCTCAAGCCGAAGCGGGAACAATACGAGGCCGGCAAGGTCGATGTGTTGATGCAGCGCGCAAAGGCCTTGGACGAAAAGGCCAAGGAGCTCACGGCGCGTCTTCAGTCGCTCGGCGCGGCCCAGGCCCCGGCCGATCAAAAAGCCGGTGGTGATTCGGCGCCGACCTCGACTGTGGCTTCCAGCGGAGATATTGCGAAAATGGGCGAGGAACAGTGGCAGCTGCAGGAGTGCTACAACTGCCACAAGTTGAAGGGTGAAGGCGGCAAGAAGCGCGGTCCGGAACTCGACAACCTGGGCAATCTGCTTTCGGCGGATGAAATTGCCCGAAAGATTCTCGATCCGAAGAGCTACAAGGCGGAAGGTTTCGATCAGGAGTACGAGAAGGGTAAGATGCCCGACAAGTACAAGGACCTGATGGAACCGAAGGACGTGCAGGCGTTGGCTGCGTGGTTGGCGACGTTCAAGAATGCGTCGGTCAATACCCCGAAGCCCATCAAGATGAAGTGA
- a CDS encoding cytochrome c gives MSEVVKLQLIGLCVIGLGTVILLFVKAQFLRVIGFVAIVLGLFSLVALAVPQMASLPPAEESINIADIKTPTDMASIGQKIFFSKGQCALCHSIGPSESARCPDLKGIGSKLSREFLFESLTEPQAYIYLDYRHEGAPKEYPARMPYINKNPIGLSRNEILSVIAFLQQMSGEPISVNPSDLEMPGATPVKAADAGMVSVAQAR, from the coding sequence ATGAGCGAAGTCGTTAAACTGCAGCTAATCGGTCTCTGTGTGATCGGCCTCGGAACGGTCATTCTGCTGTTCGTCAAGGCGCAATTCCTTCGGGTGATCGGCTTCGTAGCCATTGTCCTGGGACTCTTCTCCCTGGTGGCTCTCGCGGTGCCTCAGATGGCCTCGCTGCCTCCCGCGGAGGAAAGCATCAACATCGCCGACATCAAGACGCCGACCGACATGGCTTCGATCGGACAGAAAATTTTCTTCAGCAAGGGCCAATGCGCGCTCTGTCATTCCATCGGACCGAGCGAATCGGCGCGCTGTCCTGATTTGAAGGGCATCGGATCCAAGTTGTCGCGCGAGTTCCTCTTCGAGAGTTTGACTGAACCACAGGCGTACATTTACCTGGACTATCGTCACGAAGGCGCGCCGAAGGAATATCCGGCCCGGATGCCGTACATCAATAAGAACCCGATCGGGTTGTCGAGAAACGAAATTCTGTCGGTCATCGCATTCCTCCAGCAGATGAGCGGTGAGCCGATCAGCGTGAATCCGTCGGACCTGGAAATGCCGGGAGCGACTCCGGTGAAGGCTGCTGACGCCGGTATGGTATCAGTGGCGCAGGCCCGTTAG
- a CDS encoding cytochrome ubiquinol oxidase subunit I, with protein MKIWQRCLLALFAIVAVWGGVAYAQAPSAPPVEFPYTGNRTAVWIVAQLHILFAGFILGAPIFVVISEWLGYRKQDPRYDRLAKEVTKVTVILYSMTALTGGLFIFVLLATYPQFTTWLINHFFLIFAVVYPLLFIAETFVLYMYFYTWDHMKGEKKARHIAMGVLLNLIGTITLFVIDAPTSFMNTPVKAEGVSPAEFLAAASLWDKVFNYSWMPLNLHRLVGNVTFGGFVAGLIAAYMYMGAKKDEERSYYDWMGFVGNMIGVGALLFLPFMGYLLAYELCDYDASICPYMMADQLSMFFEMQGAMIGLIFLASNYYIWLSMKRIEGVERVRMTVLAPVIMVALPLVMTKVLTDYPVPDPRSLAFLLPMLLAPVILGRFIPITVSSSTVIKVGFLMVVVGNAIWMTPHGFVPTGAKLVAELELPSDWNFLALMPAKNSAAFTLVFVTVVNYVIYNRAVSQGTIVWGKIDFASQFVLVFLAFSAIWTMGLMGAVRSLLRKYFHTYNLLPDFTAESFTPTLSYSAWWITGITVVFYAVVSFAIIVTLRPSDSKGHAHEASPVPAGAK; from the coding sequence ATGAAAATCTGGCAGCGCTGTTTGTTAGCTCTGTTCGCGATTGTGGCGGTCTGGGGAGGTGTTGCGTATGCGCAGGCCCCCAGTGCGCCTCCCGTGGAGTTCCCTTACACCGGGAACCGCACGGCGGTCTGGATCGTCGCGCAGCTCCACATCCTCTTCGCCGGTTTCATTCTGGGTGCCCCGATCTTCGTGGTCATCTCTGAATGGCTGGGGTACCGCAAACAGGATCCGCGTTACGATCGGCTCGCGAAGGAGGTCACCAAGGTCACGGTCATTCTTTATAGTATGACCGCGTTGACCGGCGGCCTCTTCATTTTCGTGCTGCTGGCGACCTATCCGCAGTTCACTACCTGGTTGATCAATCATTTCTTCCTCATCTTCGCCGTCGTGTATCCGCTGTTATTCATTGCGGAAACATTCGTGCTGTACATGTACTTCTACACCTGGGATCACATGAAGGGGGAGAAGAAGGCGCGCCACATTGCTATGGGTGTGCTGCTGAACCTCATCGGAACGATCACGTTGTTCGTGATCGATGCCCCGACTTCGTTCATGAATACGCCGGTCAAGGCGGAGGGTGTGTCTCCGGCGGAGTTCTTGGCCGCGGCGTCGTTGTGGGACAAGGTGTTCAACTACAGCTGGATGCCTCTGAACTTGCATCGCCTGGTCGGCAACGTGACCTTCGGTGGGTTCGTGGCCGGCCTGATCGCCGCCTACATGTACATGGGCGCGAAGAAGGATGAAGAGCGTTCCTATTACGATTGGATGGGTTTCGTCGGCAACATGATCGGCGTGGGCGCGCTCTTGTTCCTGCCGTTCATGGGCTACCTGTTGGCCTACGAACTCTGTGACTACGACGCCTCGATCTGCCCCTACATGATGGCCGACCAGCTGTCGATGTTCTTCGAAATGCAGGGCGCTATGATCGGGCTAATCTTCTTGGCCAGCAACTACTATATCTGGCTCAGCATGAAGCGTATCGAAGGTGTTGAGCGGGTCCGCATGACGGTGCTCGCGCCGGTCATCATGGTGGCATTGCCGCTGGTCATGACCAAGGTACTCACCGATTACCCCGTGCCGGATCCCCGATCATTGGCCTTCTTGTTGCCGATGTTGCTGGCGCCGGTGATTTTGGGCCGCTTCATCCCCATCACCGTCTCGTCGAGCACGGTCATTAAGGTCGGCTTCCTTATGGTTGTGGTTGGTAACGCGATTTGGATGACGCCCCACGGATTCGTACCGACCGGCGCCAAGTTGGTGGCCGAACTCGAACTGCCGTCCGACTGGAACTTCCTGGCCCTCATGCCGGCGAAGAACAGCGCGGCCTTCACGCTGGTGTTCGTCACGGTCGTCAACTATGTCATTTATAATCGTGCCGTTTCGCAGGGCACGATCGTGTGGGGCAAGATCGACTTCGCCTCGCAATTCGTTCTGGTGTTCTTGGCGTTCAGCGCCATCTGGACTATGGGTCTGATGGGCGCCGTCCGGTCCTTGCTGCGGAAGTACTTCCACACGTACAACTTGCTGCCGGACTTCACGGCCGAATCCTTCACGCCGACGCTGTCGTATTCGGCTTGGTGGATTACCGGTATCACGGTGGTGTTCTATGCCGTGGTCAGCTTCGCGATCATCGTGACCTTGCGTCCCTCCGACTCCAAGGGCCATGCCCATGAGGCGAGCCCGGTTCCAGCGGGGGCGAAGTAA
- a CDS encoding cytochrome c, with translation MRAWGRIRVAGTVAGLIGLFGVIGAGCSMFQNEQSAKGQKLYAHYCMHCHGEHGRQNEGFNWSSMTDPKPKDLSNKSEMGTFKDEDIFNTISRDMKDTSPNGDKIGDDEFAVPTMPTFKYTLSEEEIWAIVGYVRSLHGMKLEFKVDGRKKELEEANKAAEQKFEEAKRVAEEAEKKATEEAEKKNVDVDDNAFAKEVAVMGQAKKAADAAAENLKNFTTRPGKGVNITRPDLTMKADAENKLAEVGKRLYVNKYGCNGCHKIGDEGGKVGPALDRAGFRLNPTWVYRWLRNPQAMKPDTRMPALGFTDADAKAVSLYLKTLRAPKPDKPIDKVETEG, from the coding sequence ATGAGGGCGTGGGGACGGATACGCGTTGCAGGAACGGTAGCGGGACTCATCGGTCTCTTCGGTGTGATCGGCGCGGGTTGCTCGATGTTCCAGAACGAGCAATCGGCAAAGGGGCAAAAGCTCTATGCCCACTATTGCATGCACTGTCACGGCGAGCACGGACGGCAGAATGAGGGCTTCAACTGGTCCTCCATGACCGACCCGAAACCGAAGGATCTGTCCAACAAATCGGAAATGGGGACCTTCAAAGACGAGGATATCTTCAACACGATTTCCCGTGACATGAAGGACACCAGCCCAAACGGCGACAAGATCGGCGACGACGAGTTCGCGGTGCCGACCATGCCGACGTTCAAATATACCCTCTCGGAAGAAGAAATCTGGGCGATCGTGGGCTATGTCCGAAGCCTGCATGGCATGAAGCTGGAGTTTAAGGTCGACGGCCGAAAGAAGGAATTGGAAGAGGCCAACAAGGCCGCTGAGCAAAAATTTGAAGAAGCCAAGCGCGTGGCAGAGGAAGCCGAAAAGAAGGCCACCGAGGAAGCCGAGAAAAAGAACGTCGACGTCGACGACAATGCCTTTGCCAAAGAAGTCGCGGTAATGGGCCAAGCCAAGAAGGCAGCGGACGCCGCGGCGGAAAACCTGAAGAACTTTACGACTCGCCCCGGCAAAGGCGTGAACATCACCAGACCGGACCTCACGATGAAGGCGGATGCCGAAAACAAATTGGCGGAAGTCGGCAAGCGGCTGTATGTGAACAAGTATGGCTGCAACGGTTGCCACAAGATCGGCGACGAAGGCGGCAAGGTCGGTCCCGCATTGGACCGCGCCGGGTTCCGTTTGAATCCGACGTGGGTCTATCGCTGGTTGCGGAATCCTCAAGCCATGAAGCCAGACACCCGGATGCCCGCGCTGGGATTCACGGACGCGGATGCCAAGGCCGTGAGCTTGTACCTCAAGACCTTGCGCGCACCGAAGCCAGACAAGCCCATCGATAAGGTCGAGACAGAAGGCTAA
- a CDS encoding cytochrome c codes for MGGVLVRPVILTVIVYLFLKFVVPNLPHSAPLPSSLIFVYLMLTLTGVVIFATLSGASKDAFFGPIFRFLSGEAGAAMQAPRYLVLALFPLLIGWQTYGSTAPSDAPPAENRTIHPAPPGEYSGLSNPVPKTPENIMYGKGLYASRCAPCHGNFDGKGFAAAGFNPPPANFKDPTTIAMLQESFLFWRIKKGGVGLPVEGMPWKSAMPRWELEMSDEDIWKVIMGEYDGAGQKPRTWDETE; via the coding sequence ATGGGTGGCGTACTTGTCAGACCGGTAATCCTGACGGTCATTGTCTATCTGTTTTTGAAGTTTGTCGTTCCGAATCTGCCGCACTCCGCGCCGTTGCCCTCGAGCCTGATTTTTGTATACCTCATGCTCACGCTTACCGGCGTGGTAATTTTCGCCACCCTGAGCGGCGCGTCGAAGGACGCCTTCTTCGGTCCGATTTTCCGCTTTCTGTCGGGCGAAGCGGGCGCGGCCATGCAAGCGCCTCGCTATTTGGTGCTGGCCTTGTTCCCCCTCCTGATCGGATGGCAGACCTACGGCAGCACGGCACCGAGCGATGCGCCTCCGGCCGAAAACCGCACCATTCACCCGGCACCTCCGGGCGAATACAGCGGTTTGTCGAATCCCGTGCCGAAAACGCCGGAAAACATCATGTACGGCAAGGGTCTGTATGCGTCACGCTGCGCCCCTTGCCACGGGAATTTTGACGGCAAAGGCTTTGCGGCTGCAGGGTTCAATCCTCCTCCGGCCAATTTTAAGGATCCGACGACGATCGCGATGTTGCAGGAGAGCTTCCTCTTCTGGCGCATCAAGAAGGGCGGCGTTGGTCTGCCGGTGGAAGGCATGCCGTGGAAGTCTGCGATGCCGCGCTGGGAATTGGAAATGTCCGACGAGGACATTTGGAAAGTGATCATGGGTGAGTATGACGGCGCCGGTCAGAAGCCCCGTACCTGGGACGAAACCGAGTAG
- a CDS encoding ubiquinol-cytochrome c reductase iron-sulfur subunit — translation MMQPKLKSKVRCTDREVGEVRRIVMDPLSHEISHIVVGGDGMGPAERQVPIGQVQGVTEEAVTLRLASADFGGLPPFKRDEYVTTHEVEIAHLEEKIHVTPGEVLVPFPELERSVKRRTFFANFTHAIGFLIGFPLAFPVLKYLMKPMYAPFDNSWLKIGNVGKIKQDDVGIQYKYKRKVKEAYMPEQEIDKNVWVLKATPKVLETIYQGKDMEFRDAAGKHVWTNKKDVPYVAYSGKCPHLGCGFKWRTHKTLGQVFLCPCHLSIYDAAGKVLDGPAPRALDPLPIQVTATGEIAIIDMEFKAGTKAQVRIV, via the coding sequence ATGATGCAGCCGAAACTGAAATCGAAAGTTCGTTGTACCGATCGTGAGGTGGGGGAAGTCCGCCGGATCGTTATGGATCCGCTCTCCCATGAGATCAGCCACATTGTGGTTGGCGGTGACGGCATGGGGCCGGCCGAACGGCAGGTACCCATCGGTCAAGTGCAGGGTGTCACCGAGGAAGCGGTCACGCTGCGTTTGGCCTCGGCCGACTTTGGGGGGCTCCCACCGTTCAAGCGCGACGAGTATGTGACGACCCACGAGGTGGAAATCGCCCACCTCGAGGAGAAGATCCACGTCACACCCGGTGAGGTGCTGGTTCCGTTCCCTGAGTTGGAGCGGAGCGTCAAGCGTCGGACGTTCTTCGCAAATTTCACCCACGCCATCGGCTTCCTGATCGGATTTCCGTTGGCCTTCCCAGTCCTGAAATATCTGATGAAGCCGATGTATGCGCCCTTCGACAACAGCTGGCTCAAGATCGGCAATGTCGGGAAGATCAAGCAGGACGATGTCGGCATTCAGTATAAGTACAAGCGCAAGGTCAAAGAAGCCTACATGCCCGAACAGGAAATCGACAAAAACGTTTGGGTGCTGAAGGCGACGCCGAAAGTGTTGGAGACCATCTATCAAGGCAAGGACATGGAGTTCCGTGATGCCGCCGGGAAGCACGTCTGGACGAACAAGAAAGATGTCCCGTACGTGGCCTATTCGGGTAAATGCCCCCATCTCGGATGCGGCTTCAAGTGGCGGACCCACAAGACCCTTGGCCAGGTGTTTCTCTGCCCTTGCCATCTGAGCATCTATGACGCGGCAGGCAAAGTGTTGGACGGACCGGCCCCTCGGGCGTTGGATCCGCTCCCGATTCAAGTGACGGCCACCGGCGAAATCGCCATTATCGACATGGAATTCAAAGCGGGCACCAAGGCCCAGGTTCGGATTGTCTAA